In Syntrophales bacterium, the sequence TAAGCCTGACCCACACGGAGACAATCGCTGTCGCCATGGTTGTTATCGAGACGGGCACCGCGGGGGATGCTTCATGAAATCCCGGTTCCCGGACGAGATGGAACTTTTGTCGACGAGTGTCGATGAGACTTTTCGTATCGGAAGGATCATCGGAGAAAGGGCGGCCCCCGGCACGGTGGTGGCCCTGATCGGGGAACTGGGCGCGGGAAAAACGCTGCTCACCCAGGGAATGGCCGCCGGTCTCGATGTGCCCGGCACATACTACGTGACCAGCCCGACGTTCACGCTCATCAACGAATACCCCGGTCGAATCCCCCTGTATCATTTCGATGTGTACCGTCTTTCGGGTTCAGTCGATCTCGAGGATCTCGGGTACGAGGACTATTTTTTCGGTGACGGCCTGGTCGCCATAGAGTGGGCGGAAAAGGTGATGGACAGCCTGCCGGAAAGTACGCTATTTATCAGAATCAAACGACTGGATGAGGACACGAGAAAAATCAGCCTGTCCTGCAATGCCGACAGTACCGTATTGAACAGGCTCAAAAAAGCTTTGGAAGAAGGAGGGTGTAGGTAGCGTGGCTCTCATTGTACAGAAATTCGGAGGCACATCGGTTGCCGATATCGCCAAGATCCACAATGTCGCCGAGCGGGTCATCAGGACCAGTACGGAGGGTAATGACGTTGTTGTCGTTCTGTCGGCCATGGCGGGAGAAACGGACCGCCTCATCGGTCTGGCAAACGCCGCGGTCGGAGACCGGCCGACCCCGCGGGAGTACGATGTCCTTATCTCCACGGGAGAGCAGGTAACGGTTTCGCTCATGGCAATGGTTCTCAACAGCAGGGGGTTCCGGTCGAAGTCCTTTCTCGGATCGCAGATCCGGATCGTAACGGACAAGAACCATTCGGCAGCGAGAATCAAAAAGATCGACGCCGGTCTGATCAGGCAGGAACTGGGCAAGGGAAGGATCATCGTGGTGGCGGGTTTCCAGGGTGTGGACAGAAAAGGCAACATCACCACCCTGGGCAGGGGCGGGTCCGACACCAGCGCCGTGGCCATCGCCGCAGCCATCAATGCCGATTACTGTGAAACCTTTACGGACGTCGCCGGGGTCTACACCACAGACCCCAATATTTACGACAAGGCGCGAAAGCTCAAAAAGATATCCTACGATGAAATGCTCGAGCTTGCCGGTGCCGGCGCAAAGGTCCTTCATCAGCGTTCCGTGGAACTGGCGAAACTGTATAACGTTCCCTTGTACGTCCGTTCCTCTTTCAATGACGATCAGGGTACCCTCGTGACCAGGGAGGATGAGGAAATGGAAAAAGAAGTAGTCTCCGGAATAACCTACGACAGGAACCAGGCAAAAGTCAGCGTGATTCACGTTCCCGACAAGCCGGGAATCGCGGCCCGCCTCTTTACGCCCCTTTCCGACGAGAATATCAACGTGGACATGATCATACAGAACGCCAGCATCGATGGCTACACGGATATGACCTTTACCGTTCCCAGGCAGGACATCAAACGGGTGGAAGCGATCATTCACTCTGTCGCCGGTGAAGTCGGAGCGGAACGTGTCCTGTTCGACACGGAGATTTCGAAAGTATCGATGGTCGGTCTGGGTATGAGAAGCCACTCGGGCGTGGCATCGAAAATGTTTGCCACGCTGGCACATGAGGGGATCAACATTCAGATGATCAGCACTTCTGAAATAAAGATATCCTGCGTTATTGAGGCAAAGTACACGGAATTGGCCGTCAGGATCCTGCATGACGCCTTTGAAATGGAGATCGAACACTAACCGGCCGACACAAGCGGGGTGTGATCCATGAGTACCTTCAGCCCGCTGGCTGAGAGGCAGCTTCGGGGATCCTTGGTGATGCTCCTGGCGGTCGTCGCGGTGATACTGGTTAAAATCGCGGCCGGACCCTTGCCGGTCCCGTTTTTCTCAGCTTCACCGGCGCTTTCCGAGCAGACTGTTTCGACATCGACGATCCAGGTCGATATGGCGGGTACAGGAGGAGGGATATATTTTTTTGAGGGCGGAGTGACGGTTCGTGACGTTCTTGCGGCGGTGGCGCCGAGGCAGATGAAGCTCTTTCAAACACATGCCGTCGGGGAACGTCTTTCGCACGGGGACCGCCTGGTCGTTACATTGAACCCGCCGTCGATACGCCGTGAAAGGATGGAATCGCGGGTCATGGTGGCCCTGGGCATGCCTCTGGACATAAACGGGGTCGGTGTGGAAGACTTGGTCATGATTCCGGGGGTCGGTCCCGTCACCGCGACCGCCATAGTCCGTCATCGGGAAGAGCGGGGGCGATTCAAAGCCATGGACGATCTGATCGCCGTGAGAGGAATCGGAGAAAAGCGTTTACAGGGACTCAAGCGATATCTCACGCTTGACACAGGGCAGGCTAGGTGATATTCCACACCCTTCAACACGCAAGGGTCGGGGCGTGGCGCAGTCTGGTAGCGTATCTGAATGGGGTTCAGAGGGCCGGAGGTTCGAATCCTCTCGCCCCGACCATGAAATCAAGGGGTTACGGATCATACCGTAACCCCTTTTTTGTGAAAAATGTGTGCCGTCAGCTACTGTGTGCCGATCAGTTTCTTGACGGCATCAACGAAGAATAAGCGCGCGGGACTTCCGTGTTGGTTACCCTCCGCCTGGGCAACAGGTTCGTCGGGGTCCATGTAGCCGGGGCGGGGTACGGCACCGATCATCACCACCACAAGATTGGATTCAGGTTCAACATGAATCCACTGGCCATACACCCCCAGTGCCGTGAAACTGTTCTGCCTGATCACCCACCACAGATATCCGTATCCTTCAAACTGGTGGTCCGGGTCAGCCCAGAGCGGGAATTCAAAATTGGGTGAAATCGGCGTGGTGGCTTCCTTGACAAATCCTTCGGGGAGAAGGCGCTCACCGTTAAGAGCGATACCGTCTCTCTGCATCAATAAGCCCAGCCTCCCATAATCGCGTAATGAAAAACCGGCGCAACTGCCCGTTACTTCATGCCCGTCATCGGCATCGAGTGTAAAGAATCCGTCCAGTTCCATCCCCATGGGGCCCCAGAGTCTCTGAGTACAATAATCGGCCGGCGTCATGTTCACGGCTCTGCTTAAAATGTGGCTCAAGAGATATACGTCACCGGTGTTATAGGCAAAATATTCTCCGGGAGCATGTATCCTTTCAAGTGTTTTCAAGTCTTCGAGGATAGCACCGGGACGCCGGAAAGCAATGTGTTCCCAATACTTTTTGTTGACATCTGAACGGAGATCTTCATAATCTTCATTAAAAAGCAGCCCCCCGGTCATGGTCAACAGATGCCTGATGGTGACCCCTTCGTACACAGAACCCTGCAGCTCCGGCAGATGATCCGTGACGGCATCGTCAAACGATTTGATGTAACCGTCCCGAAGAGCAATCCCGAAAAGAATCGAAGTCAGCGATTTAACGACAGACGAAGATTGCCACGTCCTTGCCGGTGTTAATCCGAGAGCATACTTTTCAAGAAGAATCCTTCCGTCGTGAAGTACCAACAGCCCTGACAGGTGCTCGTCTCTGATGAAATCATCGATATTTTTTTCAATTCCCAGATACTCGTATCGTATGTCCAGATCTTCCGACGATTGAGGCAATGGGATTGGTGATTTCGCCGCAATTTTCCTGGTGGCAAAAATTCGTTCCCAATTCAAGAATCCCTCAGCTTGAACCGTCGGCGTCCACAGCAGGAAATCCAGTCCGAGCAATTGCGCGAACCACCTGGTTTCATCTTGTTCCGGCGGGGTTGGGTACTGTGTCATAATGCCTCCTTTTCGTTGATTGATTGCGTTGATATGATATTGTTTATGACCTGCGGGTATTTCAGGATATAACAGTGCGGTTTTTATGAGTCAAGGGATTTTGCCTTTCTTCAACCATACCGCGGGGCGCAAAAATATGGTATGGAATGCGGAGCATCAGATACACTTCTGAAGAAAGCCGGTATCATCCGGGAGGAAATGTGAAATCCGGCCCGCGACATTCAACGACAGGAAAACATTCCAAGATTCCGCGCGGGCGCTCAAAGGGGACGCTGAATGGGGACCTTTGAAAAACTATCGATTGTGTCACTTCGACCTCTCCCTCGTCACTTCGATCTCTTCCCCGTCACTTCGAGCGCTCCCCTGTCACTTCGA encodes:
- the tsaE gene encoding tRNA (adenosine(37)-N6)-threonylcarbamoyltransferase complex ATPase subunit type 1 TsaE, whose protein sequence is MKSRFPDEMELLSTSVDETFRIGRIIGERAAPGTVVALIGELGAGKTLLTQGMAAGLDVPGTYYVTSPTFTLINEYPGRIPLYHFDVYRLSGSVDLEDLGYEDYFFGDGLVAIEWAEKVMDSLPESTLFIRIKRLDEDTRKISLSCNADSTVLNRLKKALEEGGCR
- a CDS encoding aspartate kinase — its product is MALIVQKFGGTSVADIAKIHNVAERVIRTSTEGNDVVVVLSAMAGETDRLIGLANAAVGDRPTPREYDVLISTGEQVTVSLMAMVLNSRGFRSKSFLGSQIRIVTDKNHSAARIKKIDAGLIRQELGKGRIIVVAGFQGVDRKGNITTLGRGGSDTSAVAIAAAINADYCETFTDVAGVYTTDPNIYDKARKLKKISYDEMLELAGAGAKVLHQRSVELAKLYNVPLYVRSSFNDDQGTLVTREDEEMEKEVVSGITYDRNQAKVSVIHVPDKPGIAARLFTPLSDENINVDMIIQNASIDGYTDMTFTVPRQDIKRVEAIIHSVAGEVGAERVLFDTEISKVSMVGLGMRSHSGVASKMFATLAHEGINIQMISTSEIKISCVIEAKYTELAVRILHDAFEMEIEH
- a CDS encoding beta-lactamase family protein, whose product is MTQYPTPPEQDETRWFAQLLGLDFLLWTPTVQAEGFLNWERIFATRKIAAKSPIPLPQSSEDLDIRYEYLGIEKNIDDFIRDEHLSGLLVLHDGRILLEKYALGLTPARTWQSSSVVKSLTSILFGIALRDGYIKSFDDAVTDHLPELQGSVYEGVTIRHLLTMTGGLLFNEDYEDLRSDVNKKYWEHIAFRRPGAILEDLKTLERIHAPGEYFAYNTGDVYLLSHILSRAVNMTPADYCTQRLWGPMGMELDGFFTLDADDGHEVTGSCAGFSLRDYGRLGLLMQRDGIALNGERLLPEGFVKEATTPISPNFEFPLWADPDHQFEGYGYLWWVIRQNSFTALGVYGQWIHVEPESNLVVVMIGAVPRPGYMDPDEPVAQAEGNQHGSPARLFFVDAVKKLIGTQ
- a CDS encoding helix-hairpin-helix domain-containing protein — its product is MSTFSPLAERQLRGSLVMLLAVVAVILVKIAAGPLPVPFFSASPALSEQTVSTSTIQVDMAGTGGGIYFFEGGVTVRDVLAAVAPRQMKLFQTHAVGERLSHGDRLVVTLNPPSIRRERMESRVMVALGMPLDINGVGVEDLVMIPGVGPVTATAIVRHREERGRFKAMDDLIAVRGIGEKRLQGLKRYLTLDTGQAR